A window of Mytilus edulis chromosome 10, xbMytEdul2.2, whole genome shotgun sequence contains these coding sequences:
- the LOC139493507 gene encoding xaa-Pro aminopeptidase ApepP-like isoform X2 — protein MWQVKMFFCILYLTVLQKVAECALTKEQIRNMSPSTRPACQPGTETSAQQVDTTQRLSDLRSYFQSNGINGYIIPSVDAHQSEYVSEYDKRRQFISGFSGSQAIAVVLENKAALWTDGRYFLQAEEELDCNWILMKGRSGTETVPSITEWVIAELYGQNGVLGAYPFLIGSDDWIKKDKELEQNNMKLARVEEDLIDKIWTTGRPVQPNTDIHGMKLSFTGKSWIDKFNDIKQEMKEKNVDALVVTSLDEVAWLSNCRASDVPYNPVFMSYAIVNRKADTIRLYIREKNTKLLKSRDTEMSTDDLFDHLNIGRDGNCASRKDGNKICFEVYDYNDILDGIRELNSTANKTWISYGCSYAIYGLIDKDKIYQANTPIALMKSVKNPVEQMGLKKSHIRDAVALITFIAKLEKQVQEGEFWTEISAASDLERHRRKQDLNRGLSFETISSSGYHGAVIHYAPSNKTDKQITTSEMYLLDSGGQYLDGTTDVTRTFHFGSPTDYEKECYTLALKGHIALTQFVFTTGLKGRELDALARQPLWKFGLQYLHGTGHGIGSYLNVHEGPGRISITAGDSPTDAALKENMFFSVEPGYYEDGKFGVRHENIAQIVKAETKYHFKDIEFLTFNTVTMVPYEPHLIDYSLLTKDQVEWLNSYHKKVQSTIGPLIKNDPLASKWLSSRTGFVDMVSNGIHMTASTVLITVMASFLYIYL, from the exons ATGTGGCAAGTAAAGATGTTCTTTTGTATCCTTTATCTTACAG TATTACAGAAAGTAGCAGAATGTGCCTTAACGAAAGAACAGATCAGAAATATGTCGCCAAGTACAAGACCTGCATGTCAACCAGGAACA gaaacatcaGCACAACAAGTTGACACAACTCAACGTCTGTCTGATTTAAGAAGTTATTTCCAGTCAAATGGAATTAATGGATACATTATACCTTCTGTAGATGCTCATCAg AGTGAATATGTGTCTGAATATGACAAGAGAAGACAGTTTATTTCTGGATTTTCTGGTTCTCAAG CCATTGCTGTTGTATTGGAGAATAAAGCAGCCCTTTGGACAGATGGTAGATACTTCTTACAAGCAGAGGAGGAATTAGATTGTAATTGGATATTGATGAAGGGCAGATCAg GAACAGAAACAGTGCCGTCTATAACAGAATGGGTAATTGCTGAGTTATATGGTCAGAACGGCGTTTTAGGAGCTTATCCTTTCTTGATTGGTAGTG ATGATTGGATAAAAAAGGATAAAGAGTTAGAACAAAATAACATGAAACTAGCACGTGTGGAAGAGGATCTAATTGACAAGATATGGACGACAGGCAGACCTGTGCAGCCAAACACAGATATACATGGAATGAAACTCAGTTTTACAG gaAAGTCATGGATAGATAAGTTTAACGACATAAAACAGGAGATGAAAGAGAAAAACGTTGATGCCCTGGTTGTCACAAGTCTGGATGAGGTAGCTT GGTTAAGTAACTGCAGAGCATCAGATGTACCATACAATCCAGTGTTCATGTCGTATGCTATTGTCAATAGAAAAGCAGATACAATAAG ATTATACATTAgagaaaagaatacaaaattaCTCAAGTCTCGTGACACTGAAATGTCTACGGATGATTTGTTTGATCATCTTAATATTGGAAGAGATGGTAATTGTGCCAGCAGAAAagatggaaataaaatatgttttgag GTATATGACTATAACGACATACTTGATGGTATAAGAGAACTAAATTCAACTGCGAATAAAACTTGGATATCCTACGGTTGCAGCTATGCTATTTATGGACTGATTGATAag gaTAAAATTTACCAAGCAAATACGCCTATAGCTCTGATGAAATCTGTTAAGAACCCCGTTGAACAGATGGGTTTAAAGAAATCGCAC ATCAGAGATGCAGTAGCCTTGATTACGTTTATTGCCAAATTGGAAAAGCAG GTACAAGAAGGGGAATTTTGGACAGAAATATCAGCAGCTTCAGATCTAGAAAGACACAGAAG AAAGCAGGACCTTAATAGAGGATTAAGCTTCGAGACAATCTCTAGTAGCGGTTACCATGGAGCTGTCATTCATTATGCTCCATCaaataaaacagacaaacaaattaCAACATCAGAGATGTATCTATTGGATTCTGGTGGTCAGTACTT GGATGGTACTACAGATGTAACCAGAACGTTTCACTTTGGTTCTCCAACCGATTATGAAAAG GAATGTTATACGTTGGCGTTAAAGGGACACATTGCTTTAACACAGTTTGTTTTTACCACTGGTCTGAAAG gtAGGGAACTGGATGCACTGGCCAGACAACCGTTGTGGAAATTTGGACTTCAATATCTTCATGGTACAGGTCATGGTATAGGATCTTATCTTAATGTACATGAAG GACCGGGAAGAATATCTATAACTGCAGGAGATAGTCCAACAGATGCTGCTTTAAAGGAAAATATGTTCTTTTCCGTTG AACCTGGATATTATGAGGATGGGAAATTTGGAGTCAGACATGAAAATATAGCACAGATTGTGAAGGCTGAAACAAAG TATCATTTTAAAGACATTGAATTCTTAACATTTAACACCGTAACCATGGTCCCCTATGAACCACATTTGATCGATTACAGCTTACTTACCAAAGATCAG GTTGAATGGTTAAACAGTTACCACAAGAAGGTACAGAGTACGATAGGACCACTGATAAAGAACGACCCATTGGCAAGTAAATGGCTAAGCAGCAGGACAGGATTTGTAGACATGGTCAGCAATGGCATACATATGACTGCCAGCACTGTTTTAATAACTGTGATGGCatcctttttatatatttacttatAA
- the LOC139493507 gene encoding xaa-Pro aminopeptidase ApepP-like isoform X1, producing MWQVKMFFCILYLTVLQKVAECALTKEQIRNMSPSTRPACQPGTETSAQQVDTTQRLSDLRSYFQSNGINGYIIPSVDAHQSEYVSEYDKRRQFISGFSGSQAIAVVLENKAALWTDGRYFLQAEEELDCNWILMKGRSGTETVPSITEWVIAELYGQNGVLGAYPFLIGSDDWIKKDKELEQNNMKLARVEEDLIDKIWTTGRPVQPNTDIHGMKLSFTGKSWIDKFNDIKQEMKEKNVDALVVTSLDEVAWLSNCRASDVPYNPVFMSYAIVNRKADTIRLYIREKNTKLLKSRDTEMSTDDLFDHLNIGRDGNCASRKDGNKICFEVYDYNDILDGIRELNSTANKTWISYGCSYAIYGLIDKDKIYQANTPIALMKSVKNPVEQMGLKKSHIRDAVALITFIAKLEKQVQEGEFWTEISAASDLERHRRKQDLNRGLSFETISSSGYHGAVIHYAPSNKTDKQITTSEMYLLDSGGQYLDGTTDVTRTFHFGSPTDYEKECYTLALKGHIALTQFVFTTGLKGRELDALARQPLWKFGLQYLHGTGHGIGSYLNVHEGPGMISVYHPTWKHDEALSENMFYSIEPGYYEDGKFGVRHENIAQIVKAETKYHFKDIEFLTFNTVTMVPYEPHLIDYSLLTKDQVEWLNSYHKKVQSTIGPLIKNDPLASKWLSSRTGFVDMVSNGIHMTASTVLITVMASFLYIYL from the exons ATGTGGCAAGTAAAGATGTTCTTTTGTATCCTTTATCTTACAG TATTACAGAAAGTAGCAGAATGTGCCTTAACGAAAGAACAGATCAGAAATATGTCGCCAAGTACAAGACCTGCATGTCAACCAGGAACA gaaacatcaGCACAACAAGTTGACACAACTCAACGTCTGTCTGATTTAAGAAGTTATTTCCAGTCAAATGGAATTAATGGATACATTATACCTTCTGTAGATGCTCATCAg AGTGAATATGTGTCTGAATATGACAAGAGAAGACAGTTTATTTCTGGATTTTCTGGTTCTCAAG CCATTGCTGTTGTATTGGAGAATAAAGCAGCCCTTTGGACAGATGGTAGATACTTCTTACAAGCAGAGGAGGAATTAGATTGTAATTGGATATTGATGAAGGGCAGATCAg GAACAGAAACAGTGCCGTCTATAACAGAATGGGTAATTGCTGAGTTATATGGTCAGAACGGCGTTTTAGGAGCTTATCCTTTCTTGATTGGTAGTG ATGATTGGATAAAAAAGGATAAAGAGTTAGAACAAAATAACATGAAACTAGCACGTGTGGAAGAGGATCTAATTGACAAGATATGGACGACAGGCAGACCTGTGCAGCCAAACACAGATATACATGGAATGAAACTCAGTTTTACAG gaAAGTCATGGATAGATAAGTTTAACGACATAAAACAGGAGATGAAAGAGAAAAACGTTGATGCCCTGGTTGTCACAAGTCTGGATGAGGTAGCTT GGTTAAGTAACTGCAGAGCATCAGATGTACCATACAATCCAGTGTTCATGTCGTATGCTATTGTCAATAGAAAAGCAGATACAATAAG ATTATACATTAgagaaaagaatacaaaattaCTCAAGTCTCGTGACACTGAAATGTCTACGGATGATTTGTTTGATCATCTTAATATTGGAAGAGATGGTAATTGTGCCAGCAGAAAagatggaaataaaatatgttttgag GTATATGACTATAACGACATACTTGATGGTATAAGAGAACTAAATTCAACTGCGAATAAAACTTGGATATCCTACGGTTGCAGCTATGCTATTTATGGACTGATTGATAag gaTAAAATTTACCAAGCAAATACGCCTATAGCTCTGATGAAATCTGTTAAGAACCCCGTTGAACAGATGGGTTTAAAGAAATCGCAC ATCAGAGATGCAGTAGCCTTGATTACGTTTATTGCCAAATTGGAAAAGCAG GTACAAGAAGGGGAATTTTGGACAGAAATATCAGCAGCTTCAGATCTAGAAAGACACAGAAG AAAGCAGGACCTTAATAGAGGATTAAGCTTCGAGACAATCTCTAGTAGCGGTTACCATGGAGCTGTCATTCATTATGCTCCATCaaataaaacagacaaacaaattaCAACATCAGAGATGTATCTATTGGATTCTGGTGGTCAGTACTT GGATGGTACTACAGATGTAACCAGAACGTTTCACTTTGGTTCTCCAACCGATTATGAAAAG GAATGTTATACGTTGGCGTTAAAGGGACACATTGCTTTAACACAGTTTGTTTTTACCACTGGTCTGAAAG gtAGGGAACTGGATGCACTGGCCAGACAACCGTTGTGGAAATTTGGACTTCAATATCTTCATGGTACAGGTCATGGTATAGGATCTTATCTTAATGTACATGAAG GTCCCGGTATGATATCTGTGTATCATCCCACCTGGAAACATGACGAAGCTCTGTCTGAAAATATGTTCTATTCGATTG AACCTGGATATTATGAGGATGGGAAATTTGGAGTCAGACATGAAAATATAGCACAGATTGTGAAGGCTGAAACAAAG TATCATTTTAAAGACATTGAATTCTTAACATTTAACACCGTAACCATGGTCCCCTATGAACCACATTTGATCGATTACAGCTTACTTACCAAAGATCAG GTTGAATGGTTAAACAGTTACCACAAGAAGGTACAGAGTACGATAGGACCACTGATAAAGAACGACCCATTGGCAAGTAAATGGCTAAGCAGCAGGACAGGATTTGTAGACATGGTCAGCAATGGCATACATATGACTGCCAGCACTGTTTTAATAACTGTGATGGCatcctttttatatatttacttatAA